From the genome of Sulfurovum sp. NBC37-1, one region includes:
- a CDS encoding YceI family protein, producing MKKTLLLSLLAASSLMASSLIVTNGSVKAHTEVFGDSTIDPVTKSITSHLSMGNSVESIKGSVDVSVRKLKSDNETRDEHMVEAIASDKYPLATYTFKSVTKTGNQYKIDGILNFHGVQKPLSIKADIAEKPGSVALKGKASFKMSDYGVKPPKLLLLTVRDRIDLSVNVTFKKK from the coding sequence ATGAAAAAAACACTTTTACTTTCACTTTTGGCAGCCTCATCACTGATGGCATCTTCACTCATCGTCACAAACGGCAGTGTCAAAGCACATACCGAAGTATTCGGTGACTCGACGATCGATCCTGTGACCAAAAGTATTACTTCCCATTTGAGCATGGGAAATTCTGTAGAATCGATCAAAGGCAGTGTTGACGTTTCGGTCAGAAAACTGAAAAGTGACAACGAGACTCGTGACGAACATATGGTTGAAGCCATAGCGAGTGACAAGTATCCTCTGGCAACCTATACATTCAAAAGTGTAACAAAAACGGGGAATCAATATAAAATTGACGGGATTTTGAACTTTCACGGTGTTCAAAAACCGCTGAGCATCAAGGCTGATATTGCCGAAAAACCCGGTAGTGTAGCCCTGAAAGGAAAAGCTTCTTTCAAAATGTCCGACTATGGTGTAAAACCGCCGAAACTGCTTCTTTTGACGGTACGTGACCGCATCGACCTGAGTGTCAATGTGACATTTAAAAAGAAGTAA
- a CDS encoding HAD family hydrolase — protein MKSKLIIFDMDGTLVNSSLTIANAINYVRQNLGFEPMEQAYILKHVNDHTINPAQFFYHSKRFDPDHERWFSEYYTKNHEKELVLYDGIRELLDALKEEGHALGVATNAYRGSTIESLTHLGVHDHFDAIACYDDVSQGKPHPDMLYKILDETGMEKNRAHFVGDGPRDEMASQRAGIPYTMVDWGFTDHTNAVRSVEELKKILLER, from the coding sequence ATGAAGTCCAAACTGATCATATTCGATATGGACGGCACTTTGGTGAACTCATCACTCACCATTGCCAACGCCATCAACTATGTACGTCAGAACCTCGGCTTCGAGCCGATGGAACAGGCGTACATCCTCAAGCATGTCAATGACCATACCATCAATCCTGCACAGTTCTTCTACCATTCCAAACGCTTCGATCCGGACCATGAAAGATGGTTCTCGGAGTATTACACGAAGAACCATGAAAAAGAGCTGGTACTTTATGACGGGATCAGAGAGCTTCTCGACGCTTTGAAAGAGGAGGGGCATGCACTTGGCGTAGCCACAAACGCCTACCGCGGTTCCACCATCGAGTCGCTGACACACCTTGGGGTCCATGATCATTTCGATGCCATAGCCTGTTACGACGATGTTTCGCAGGGTAAACCCCACCCGGATATGCTCTATAAAATACTCGATGAGACGGGAATGGAGAAGAACAGAGCACATTTTGTCGGTGATGGCCCCAGGGATGAGATGGCAAGTCAGAGGGCAGGGATCCCCTACACGATGGTCGACTGGGGATTTACGGATCATACCAATGCGGTAAGGTCAGTGGAGGAGCTTAAAAAGATACTGCTCGAACGATAA
- a CDS encoding PDC sensor domain-containing protein gives MLMVKEIQEYAQIRTKARAYLCYIMSRNISQNMENGTLESVIKKIEHLQEALPQSEVIYAIDGNGIQIIDNISKNPKLRGFGKGEDRSDRAYYYKTLQEHRCMLTDPYPSLVSNALVVTATFPLYDKDDNLLAIICVDITLKNILKMVHPSSIDSNFGILSKWIYTAFAAALFAVALLLFFKGVADFLHFGVNFSDIDINKIFKSTILLTLSLAIVDLTKAIFEEEVLGRVKKKESTDDTHQTMVRFLGSIIIALSIEALMLVFKFALTDPGKLLYAVYLLVGIGVLILSLSVYLKVNQKNK, from the coding sequence ATGCTAATGGTCAAAGAGATACAGGAATACGCACAGATACGTACGAAGGCAAGGGCCTACCTCTGTTACATCATGAGCCGGAACATCTCCCAGAACATGGAGAACGGTACGCTTGAAAGTGTCATAAAAAAAATTGAACATCTGCAGGAAGCTCTGCCGCAGAGTGAAGTGATCTACGCCATTGACGGTAACGGCATACAGATCATAGACAACATTTCCAAAAATCCGAAACTAAGAGGTTTTGGAAAAGGTGAAGACCGGAGCGACCGTGCCTACTACTACAAAACGCTTCAGGAACACCGATGTATGCTGACCGACCCGTACCCTTCACTTGTCAGCAATGCTCTGGTCGTGACGGCAACATTCCCTCTGTATGACAAAGACGACAATCTTCTGGCAATCATCTGTGTTGATATCACACTGAAGAATATTTTGAAAATGGTACATCCCAGTTCGATTGATTCGAATTTCGGAATACTTAGCAAATGGATATATACCGCTTTTGCCGCTGCACTTTTTGCCGTAGCACTGCTGCTTTTCTTTAAGGGAGTTGCAGATTTTCTTCATTTTGGAGTAAACTTTTCTGATATCGATATCAACAAGATCTTCAAATCTACCATTCTTCTGACCCTCTCTCTGGCGATCGTCGATCTGACCAAAGCGATCTTCGAAGAGGAGGTCCTCGGACGGGTCAAAAAGAAGGAGTCCACGGATGATACCCATCAGACGATGGTACGATTCCTGGGTTCCATCATCATAGCGCTTTCCATCGAAGCACTGATGCTGGTCTTCAAGTTTGCCTTGACCGATCCGGGAAAACTGCTTTATGCGGTCTATCTTCTTGTCGGTATCGGTGTGCTCATTCTTTCTCTTTCAGTTTATCTGAAAGTCAACCAGAAAAATAAGTAA
- a CDS encoding ABC transporter permease, which yields MFKSFLRYKYKTLLILISATSAIASIFMITALGNGVIQMYSSMLKTDGDIIVMQKGVADTFFSDINRSFIVPISKIENVKSAQGVIVGAGAIDTVPIAGIYGVTENRFANYVLSEGRYPKAGEVVVGESIASILTHPKKITLMGKPFRVSGVYKSDIGFENGGVVINIADAQKLFNKSASFLLVSLKNMDEGTGAVIRQIKALNKEVDVKSTTDFIDNYNQFKIIRISSGVIASISFFMGFLAIVSLMSMMINDRRYEFGIKRAMGISQAKIIFDIVIEVTVLTLLAFVLAYGISLFLLDWLQHIEKFQGYLSGEIDSRLFVELLIGSLLMAVVGALIPAFLAARVDPIILINRGQ from the coding sequence ATGTTCAAATCTTTTCTACGGTACAAATACAAGACTCTGCTGATCCTCATATCGGCCACATCCGCCATTGCTTCGATCTTTATGATCACTGCCTTGGGGAATGGGGTCATTCAAATGTATTCATCTATGCTTAAAACAGACGGTGATATCATCGTCATGCAAAAGGGGGTGGCAGATACATTTTTCTCCGATATCAACCGTTCGTTCATTGTGCCCATTTCAAAGATAGAAAACGTCAAGTCCGCACAGGGTGTGATAGTCGGGGCAGGGGCCATAGACACGGTGCCTATTGCAGGTATTTACGGTGTGACAGAAAACCGGTTTGCCAACTATGTCTTGAGTGAAGGGAGGTATCCCAAAGCTGGGGAGGTTGTGGTAGGGGAGAGTATCGCTTCTATTTTGACGCACCCTAAAAAGATCACCCTGATGGGAAAACCGTTCCGGGTTTCGGGCGTTTATAAAAGCGATATCGGTTTTGAGAACGGCGGTGTGGTCATCAACATAGCAGATGCCCAGAAGCTCTTCAATAAAAGTGCTTCTTTTCTGCTGGTCTCTTTGAAAAACATGGATGAGGGCACAGGTGCCGTGATCCGTCAGATAAAAGCACTGAACAAAGAGGTCGATGTCAAATCCACTACGGACTTTATAGACAATTACAACCAGTTCAAAATCATACGCATCTCCAGTGGGGTCATTGCCTCCATTTCCTTTTTCATGGGCTTTCTGGCGATCGTCTCTCTGATGAGTATGATGATCAACGACCGGCGTTACGAATTCGGGATCAAACGTGCCATGGGGATCTCGCAGGCAAAGATCATCTTCGACATTGTTATCGAGGTGACAGTATTGACTCTGCTTGCCTTCGTTCTGGCCTACGGCATCAGCCTGTTTCTTTTGGACTGGCTGCAGCATATAGAGAAATTTCAGGGGTATTTGAGCGGAGAGATAGACAGCAGACTTTTTGTTGAGCTGCTTATCGGTTCACTGCTCATGGCAGTAGTGGGTGCGCTGATCCCTGCATTCCTTGCAGCGCGTGTTGATCCTATCATACTTATCAACAGGGGGCAGTAG
- a CDS encoding multiheme c-type cytochrome, which produces MKKVFILFSMLIALFMLSGCGGGSGGSTGTTGIDSTGNANSDNTMYGDNHDEEDNTDESANNGGTAGRGTTVSNGYTLTAWNDLGMHCMDGNDFSVFSILPPYNNLHAQLKDKNGDLITSGVIITYESTTGTDGKINGSSSDKTNFWDFSQKLFGVVLAPDTGLKGKKTPSSTPDTLEYNNAFGWWEAEGIPLTPYNDDGSKNYYPLVKVTAKDTSGNILATAKAVLPVSDEMDCKRCHASNSLAPKAKPKVGWVNNSDPEKDFKLNVLRLHDDRMPNAVKDNMTALQAKGYTYDVKGLEATANAGTPILCAACHSSNALPGTGVAGVKAFTAAIHGYHANVTDPYTNLSMNSSQNRSACYACHPGAATKCLRGAMGDAKDSAGNAMMQCQSCHGHMSNVADKNRKGWVDEPNCQACHYDGMRETSAIDPTTNTLRHVIDTKFATNPNTPANGLSLYRFSKGHGNLQCKSCHGATHAIYPAHQADNLLAKGIQGHAGTIGECSACHSSVPNTVTGGPHGMHPVRQSWVNGHEDVAENNAAQCTVCHGQNYRGSVLSETWTARTFSVENGIKTFAKGHQVSCYDCHNGPNP; this is translated from the coding sequence ATGAAAAAAGTGTTTATACTGTTCAGTATGCTAATAGCTCTTTTTATGTTAAGCGGCTGCGGAGGTGGAAGTGGTGGATCGACCGGCACTACCGGGATAGACAGTACCGGTAACGCCAATAGTGACAATACCATGTATGGTGATAACCATGATGAAGAAGACAATACGGATGAAAGTGCAAACAACGGCGGCACGGCAGGTAGAGGTACGACCGTATCCAACGGCTATACGCTCACAGCATGGAATGATTTGGGGATGCACTGTATGGACGGGAATGATTTTTCTGTGTTTTCAATACTGCCTCCCTACAATAATTTGCATGCGCAACTGAAAGATAAAAATGGAGACCTGATCACCTCCGGTGTAATAATAACCTATGAATCTACGACAGGCACGGATGGAAAGATAAATGGATCGAGTAGTGACAAGACGAATTTCTGGGACTTCAGTCAGAAACTTTTTGGCGTAGTCCTTGCCCCCGACACAGGACTGAAAGGTAAAAAGACACCAAGCAGCACACCTGATACACTGGAATACAACAATGCATTCGGGTGGTGGGAAGCAGAGGGGATTCCGCTTACACCATACAATGATGACGGTTCTAAAAATTACTATCCTTTGGTCAAAGTGACCGCGAAAGATACCTCAGGGAACATACTTGCCACAGCCAAAGCGGTACTGCCTGTAAGTGATGAGATGGATTGTAAACGCTGTCATGCGAGCAACTCTCTTGCCCCGAAAGCGAAACCAAAGGTAGGCTGGGTGAACAATTCCGATCCGGAAAAAGACTTTAAACTGAATGTTTTAAGACTACATGACGATCGTATGCCCAATGCGGTAAAGGACAACATGACTGCACTACAGGCAAAAGGATATACCTATGATGTCAAAGGTCTTGAAGCTACAGCTAATGCCGGAACACCAATCCTGTGTGCAGCATGTCACTCAAGCAATGCCCTTCCAGGTACCGGTGTTGCCGGTGTCAAAGCATTCACTGCGGCTATACATGGATACCATGCCAATGTCACAGATCCATATACAAACCTTTCTATGAACAGCAGTCAAAATAGAAGTGCCTGTTACGCATGTCACCCCGGAGCAGCAACCAAATGTCTTAGAGGTGCCATGGGGGATGCCAAAGACAGTGCAGGAAATGCTATGATGCAGTGTCAAAGCTGTCACGGTCACATGTCAAATGTTGCAGACAAAAACAGAAAAGGATGGGTGGATGAGCCAAACTGTCAGGCGTGTCACTATGACGGCATGAGAGAGACATCGGCTATTGATCCGACAACAAATACGCTCAGACATGTTATAGATACCAAATTTGCCACCAATCCCAATACCCCGGCAAATGGGCTGAGTCTTTATCGATTCAGTAAAGGTCACGGTAACTTGCAGTGCAAATCATGTCATGGTGCCACCCATGCGATCTATCCAGCACATCAGGCAGACAATCTGCTGGCAAAAGGTATACAGGGACATGCCGGCACCATCGGTGAATGTAGTGCATGTCACAGCTCCGTACCCAATACCGTTACAGGCGGTCCGCACGGTATGCACCCGGTCAGACAATCCTGGGTCAACGGGCATGAAGATGTAGCCGAAAACAATGCAGCACAGTGTACGGTCTGTCACGGTCAAAACTATAGAGGTTCTGTTCTTTCTGAAACATGGACAGCAAGAACTTTTTCGGTCGAGAATGGTATAAAGACTTTTGCCAAAGGTCATCAAGTCAGCTGCTATGATTGCCATAACGGTCCCAATCCCTAA
- a CDS encoding iron-sulfur cluster assembly scaffold protein, with amino-acid sequence MTMDAQVIEHMMNPKNYGSLPGTNAEGMGKNPENGEKVAIYMRVETDEEEPYIGDIKFQAIGCTTTVVAGSMLTEEAKGLNLNGAYNLVDATMKLLEKLPAEDAACSEMVALAIKAAVDTYVKRQEDPSYPVITYQVANSCVPKEENKEEGK; translated from the coding sequence ATGACAATGGATGCACAAGTTATAGAACATATGATGAACCCGAAAAATTACGGTTCTCTGCCCGGTACGAATGCCGAAGGTATGGGAAAGAATCCGGAGAACGGTGAGAAAGTGGCTATCTATATGAGAGTCGAAACCGATGAGGAAGAACCCTATATCGGCGATATCAAATTTCAGGCCATAGGCTGTACGACGACCGTAGTGGCCGGCTCCATGCTGACCGAAGAGGCCAAGGGACTTAATCTCAACGGTGCCTACAATCTTGTGGATGCAACGATGAAGCTGCTCGAGAAGCTTCCCGCTGAAGATGCCGCCTGTTCTGAAATGGTCGCCCTGGCGATCAAAGCCGCAGTCGATACCTATGTGAAACGACAGGAAGACCCGTCATATCCGGTGATCACTTATCAGGTGGCAAACTCCTGTGTGCCCAAAGAAGAAAATAAAGAAGAAGGAAAGTAA
- the rraA gene encoding ribonuclease E activity regulator RraA, which translates to MPFYTADISDEHHEKVQVLSPEYHSYGGVEKCKGPIATLKLNEENSDLIKMLKEPGEGRIAVVDVDRAHYAVVGENLMKFAHENGWAGILINGYVRDTHITKTIPVGLWALGTCPRKSHNKQPGERDVTFTFGGVFFKNGEILLADHDGIIVIDEESLEG; encoded by the coding sequence ATGCCCTTTTACACTGCCGACATTTCAGACGAACACCATGAAAAAGTCCAGGTCCTCTCACCGGAGTATCATTCGTATGGTGGCGTAGAGAAATGCAAAGGCCCCATCGCCACACTCAAACTCAACGAAGAGAACTCCGATCTCATCAAAATGCTCAAAGAGCCCGGTGAGGGACGCATTGCCGTAGTCGATGTTGACCGGGCGCACTATGCGGTCGTGGGTGAGAACCTGATGAAATTTGCGCACGAGAACGGCTGGGCGGGCATTCTCATCAACGGTTATGTACGTGACACACACATTACCAAAACCATTCCCGTCGGACTCTGGGCCCTGGGAACCTGTCCGCGGAAAAGCCATAATAAACAACCGGGGGAGCGTGATGTTACCTTCACTTTCGGTGGTGTATTTTTTAAAAACGGGGAAATTCTTCTTGCGGACCATGACGGTATCATTGTCATTGACGAAGAGAGTCTGGAGGGGTAA
- the glmS gene encoding methylaspartate mutase subunit S, whose product MKVVTGVVGNDIHVVANRLIDISLEERGFEVFNLGVNTYLEEFMDAVIETDADVLLISSLNGEAEGWCRDLKILKSQYDFKDVVFMIGGNLGVGEMDPELIVPKFQNYGFDLVFHQVDLNEGLDQLEAALEARK is encoded by the coding sequence ATGAAAGTAGTAACCGGAGTAGTTGGGAACGATATTCATGTCGTTGCCAACAGGCTGATTGATATTTCACTCGAAGAGCGCGGGTTTGAAGTCTTCAATTTAGGGGTGAATACCTACCTTGAAGAGTTTATGGATGCGGTGATAGAGACCGATGCAGATGTACTTCTGATCTCTTCTCTCAATGGGGAGGCGGAAGGGTGGTGCCGTGACCTGAAGATACTCAAAAGCCAGTACGATTTCAAGGATGTGGTTTTTATGATAGGTGGGAATCTCGGTGTGGGAGAGATGGATCCTGAACTGATCGTTCCGAAGTTTCAGAACTACGGTTTTGACCTGGTCTTCCACCAGGTCGACCTCAATGAAGGTCTGGACCAGCTCGAAGCCGCATTGGAGGCACGCAAATGA
- a CDS encoding response regulator transcription factor produces MYLLIVEDEKAVADQLKELLEQEKYRCDVAYNYRDALEYCDERRYDLILLDWNLPDGDGLTLLNVLREEEDATPVLMLSANSKVDDRVAVLDAGGDDYLCKPYSNIELLARIRALLRRESPQKTTLLKSGDLTLDTSSRKVCVNKEPITLSPAEFDLLELLLHNKNIVLTRYQLNDYLCQDYNSLKQSNLVDVHIKNLRKKIGIDNCIVTVRGVRYKIQD; encoded by the coding sequence GTGTATCTACTAATCGTTGAAGACGAGAAAGCCGTTGCTGACCAGCTAAAAGAGCTGCTTGAACAGGAAAAATACCGTTGTGATGTCGCCTATAACTACAGGGATGCACTGGAGTACTGCGATGAAAGACGTTATGACCTTATACTGCTTGACTGGAACCTGCCTGACGGGGACGGGCTGACTCTTCTAAACGTTCTGCGTGAAGAAGAAGATGCTACTCCTGTGCTCATGCTCTCTGCGAACAGTAAGGTGGATGACCGGGTAGCGGTACTTGATGCCGGTGGTGACGACTACCTCTGCAAACCCTACTCGAACATTGAGCTTCTGGCCCGTATACGTGCGCTTCTGCGCAGAGAAAGTCCGCAGAAAACTACACTGCTTAAAAGCGGTGATCTTACTCTTGATACAAGCAGCAGGAAAGTCTGTGTCAACAAAGAGCCGATCACTCTGAGCCCTGCGGAGTTCGATCTTCTTGAACTGCTTCTACACAACAAGAACATCGTACTGACCCGCTACCAGCTCAACGACTACCTCTGCCAGGACTATAACAGCCTGAAACAGAGTAACCTTGTTGATGTACACATCAAAAATCTGAGAAAGAAGATAGGAATAGACAACTGTATCGTAACGGTTAGGGGCGTCAGATATAAAATTCAGGACTGA
- a CDS encoding phosphatidylserine decarboxylase gives MAKHFTSVISHYFGKFASKEFPASIQCFINTSYVKLMGLDMSEFREPCSYKTLNKLFTRALEKPRVLPEDENILISGVDALITDAGTIKEGKAYQIKGMRYSIEGLFGEYHQEAAAKVEGGEFINFYLSPKDYHRYHIPMRLKVNSLTHIPGKHYPVNFPLLRNMKDLFIENERVVIECEDEKGRVQVLVLVAALNVGQMVVTFEEKVRTNSEIREPVHYTYEDLWVERGEFYGWFEMGSTILTFSEKGSIVPEIAINQKVSYGDALGRIC, from the coding sequence ATGGCTAAGCATTTTACATCTGTCATTTCACACTATTTCGGGAAATTCGCTTCAAAGGAGTTTCCCGCATCTATACAGTGTTTTATCAATACTTCATACGTAAAACTGATGGGCCTGGACATGAGTGAGTTCAGAGAGCCGTGCAGCTACAAAACGCTCAATAAACTTTTTACCAGGGCACTGGAAAAGCCGCGGGTACTTCCGGAAGATGAAAACATATTGATTTCAGGGGTAGATGCGCTCATTACCGATGCCGGAACGATCAAAGAGGGTAAAGCCTATCAGATCAAAGGGATGCGTTACAGCATAGAGGGACTTTTCGGAGAATATCATCAGGAAGCCGCGGCAAAAGTGGAAGGAGGGGAGTTTATAAACTTTTATCTCTCTCCTAAAGATTATCACCGATATCACATTCCGATGCGTCTGAAAGTGAACAGTCTGACGCATATACCGGGGAAACACTACCCGGTGAACTTTCCTCTGCTTCGCAATATGAAGGACCTTTTCATAGAAAATGAAAGAGTGGTCATCGAATGTGAAGATGAAAAAGGAAGAGTGCAGGTACTTGTACTTGTAGCAGCGCTCAATGTAGGGCAGATGGTCGTTACCTTTGAAGAGAAGGTCAGAACGAATTCCGAGATAAGAGAACCGGTCCATTATACCTATGAAGATCTATGGGTGGAGAGAGGGGAATTCTACGGATGGTTCGAAATGGGTTCCACCATTCTGACCTTCTCTGAAAAAGGGAGTATCGTCCCCGAAATCGCTATCAATCAGAAAGTCTCATATGGTGATGCCCTGGGTAGAATTTGTTAA
- a CDS encoding MBL fold metallo-hydrolase: protein MKTYRNGKFSGKYDSSVNLNFLQILRWKLFNRTVEKKEIVPLETVDRSKELQSDEDFICWLSHASFLVQLGGKRILIDPVFGDIPFYKRQIPDPYSIETLGKIDYLLISHTHYDHFDKASLKEVLKQKPQAIVPLKMSKLLKEIDPEIQTVELDWYKSVEEEGLKFTLVPAKHWGRRGPFDKNTVLWGGYVLEWQWKSIYFSGDTAAGDHFEEIGKRFDIDVALLPIGAYKPEFIMKYNHLNPQEAFNAFEQLGANKMIPMHYGTFKLTDEPLDEPLQWIEKIADAHPDTVVILKPGEVFNMI from the coding sequence ATGAAAACATATAGGAACGGAAAATTCAGCGGCAAATATGACAGTTCGGTCAATCTGAACTTTCTACAGATACTCAGGTGGAAACTTTTCAATCGAACTGTAGAGAAAAAGGAGATCGTGCCGCTTGAAACAGTAGACCGGTCGAAAGAGTTGCAGAGTGATGAAGACTTTATCTGCTGGCTTTCACATGCCTCTTTTCTTGTGCAATTGGGAGGCAAACGCATTCTGATAGATCCTGTGTTTGGGGATATTCCATTCTATAAACGACAGATACCGGATCCTTACAGTATCGAAACACTGGGAAAGATCGATTATCTGCTCATTTCCCATACCCACTATGACCATTTTGATAAAGCTTCTCTCAAAGAAGTTTTGAAACAGAAACCTCAAGCCATAGTGCCGCTTAAAATGTCAAAATTGCTTAAAGAGATAGATCCAGAGATACAGACCGTAGAGCTTGACTGGTATAAAAGTGTCGAAGAAGAAGGGTTAAAATTCACTTTAGTACCGGCAAAACACTGGGGAAGAAGAGGACCTTTTGACAAAAATACCGTACTTTGGGGTGGCTATGTGCTTGAGTGGCAGTGGAAGAGCATCTATTTCTCCGGCGATACGGCAGCCGGGGATCATTTTGAAGAGATAGGTAAAAGATTCGATATCGATGTGGCGCTATTGCCCATCGGTGCCTATAAACCAGAATTCATTATGAAGTACAATCATCTGAACCCTCAGGAAGCATTCAACGCTTTTGAACAGTTGGGTGCCAATAAGATGATCCCCATGCATTATGGTACTTTTAAACTGACTGATGAACCGCTTGATGAACCATTGCAGTGGATAGAGAAAATTGCTGATGCACATCCTGATACAGTAGTGATACTAAAACCGGGCGAAGTTTTCAATATGATATAG
- a CDS encoding exonuclease domain-containing protein — translation MAKYVLFDTETTGNQEADRIIQIGAMIVHSKDEIEVFDELCSTQVPISIEAMEVHNITPDVIAGKPTYSETAFAKRVQELNTTENYLIAHNISFDLGMLEKEGFVNHYTLIDTVRCTKHLLPDSPYHRLQYLRYSLGLYKTEAQEAQKLGITIKAHDAIGDVLVMKLLLSKLVVLTQEHFPGVNPMQKMAELTQTPVLMKTFKFGKYKDRDIEEIAREDMGYLRWMRSNLDLDEDMKFTLDQYL, via the coding sequence ATGGCAAAATACGTACTGTTCGACACAGAGACCACCGGCAACCAGGAAGCAGACCGCATTATACAGATCGGAGCAATGATCGTACATTCCAAAGATGAGATAGAAGTTTTTGACGAACTCTGTTCCACACAGGTACCCATCAGCATCGAGGCGATGGAGGTACACAACATCACACCCGATGTCATTGCAGGCAAACCCACCTACAGTGAAACTGCCTTTGCCAAAAGAGTGCAGGAACTCAATACAACGGAAAACTACCTGATCGCCCACAATATCTCGTTTGACCTCGGTATGCTGGAAAAAGAGGGCTTTGTCAACCACTATACGCTGATAGACACCGTCCGCTGTACCAAACATCTTCTGCCGGACAGCCCCTACCATAGACTTCAGTACCTGCGCTACTCACTGGGACTTTACAAAACAGAAGCACAGGAAGCACAGAAACTCGGCATCACCATCAAAGCACACGATGCCATCGGCGATGTTCTGGTGATGAAACTGCTGCTCTCCAAGCTGGTTGTACTGACCCAAGAGCATTTTCCGGGAGTCAACCCTATGCAGAAAATGGCAGAACTGACCCAGACACCCGTTCTTATGAAAACGTTCAAATTCGGAAAATACAAAGACCGTGATATCGAAGAGATCGCCCGTGAGGATATGGGTTATCTTCGCTGGATGCGAAGCAACCTCGATCTTGATGAAGATATGAAATTCACTCTGGACCAGTACCTTTGA
- a CDS encoding ABC transporter ATP-binding protein: MLKLEHISHHYDSESVLHDISLTFEKNSFNVITGESGSGKSTLLSIVSTLLKPSEGKLYFDGLESGKIANINRFRNENIGFVFQFHYLISHLSVYDNIAMVTKKPKADIMALLASLDIAELADKYPDQISGGQRQRAAIARALINDPKYLFADEPTGNLDSRNSDRVFDLLRQIDATRIVVTHDSHKIQSADNIISLKDGRLC; encoded by the coding sequence GTGTTAAAACTTGAACATATCTCACACCATTATGACAGTGAGTCCGTATTGCACGATATCTCACTGACATTTGAAAAAAACAGTTTCAATGTCATTACGGGAGAGAGCGGAAGCGGAAAATCAACACTGCTCTCCATCGTCTCTACGCTCCTGAAGCCTTCGGAAGGGAAACTCTATTTTGACGGACTTGAGAGCGGGAAGATAGCCAATATCAACCGTTTCAGAAACGAGAATATCGGTTTTGTCTTTCAGTTCCATTACCTGATCAGCCATTTGAGTGTGTATGACAATATTGCCATGGTCACGAAAAAACCGAAGGCTGACATCATGGCACTGCTGGCCTCACTCGATATTGCCGAACTGGCGGACAAATATCCTGACCAGATCTCCGGCGGACAGCGCCAGCGTGCTGCCATAGCCCGGGCCCTCATTAATGATCCCAAATACCTTTTTGCCGATGAACCTACGGGAAATCTGGATTCAAGGAATTCCGATAGGGTGTTCGATCTCTTGCGTCAGATCGATGCCACACGTATTGTCGTTACGCATGACAGCCATAAGATCCAATCTGCGGACAATATTATTTCACTCAAGGATGGTCGTTTATGTTGA